In Stomoxys calcitrans chromosome 2, idStoCalc2.1, whole genome shotgun sequence, the following proteins share a genomic window:
- the LOC106083262 gene encoding chymotrypsin-2-like, producing the protein MRTLVLKYILPTLILGCYSSLAEEERWDLDAYFEDLDNGPNTQDRIVGGANVPEGEFIKYQVSLQYLKNNTHRHFCGGSIISPSRILTAAHCVVGHGPEKFSVLAGVTNLKDPDGIRSQVTAIDTHENYKPVNGNDIAILSIEPPFELDDTRMGTINVEYTDEVGKGEETILTGWGSTRHSRKSPHYPNELQMLQFKTISNRECKRKMSMLTDTEICAKSQRQTGACAGDSGGPLAMERNDEMIQVGIVSYGRARCGSDGLDVYTRITMFTDWIKERMCS; encoded by the exons ATGAGGACATTAGTTTTGAAATATATACTTCCAACCCTAATACTTGGGTGTTACTCCTCACTGGCAGAAGAAGAGCGTTGGGATT TGGATGCCTATTTTGAGGATTTGGACAATGGTCCTAATACCCAAGATCGCATTGTTGGTGGTGCCAATGTGCCCGAAGGAGAGTTTATCAAGTACCAGGTCTCATTGCAGTATCTAAAAAACAATACACATCGACACTTTTGTGGGGGATCCATTATTTCCCCAAGTCGCATTCTAACTGCAGCTCATTGTGTTGTGGGTCATGGTCCCGAAAAGTTTTCTGTTCTGGCAGGTGTAACCAACTTAAAGGACCCCGATGGCATACGATCTCAGGTGACTGCCATTGATACTCATGAGAACTACAAACCGGTGAATGGAAATGACATAGCCATATTGTCTATTGAGCCACCATTTGAATTGGATGACACTCGTATGGGGACCATTAATGTGGAATATACCGATGAAGTGGGAAAAGGTGAGGAAACAATTCTTACTGGTTGGGGTTCAACTCGTCATTCGCGTAAATCACCACATTATCCAAATGAATTGCAAATGCTGCAATTCAAAACTATCAGCAATAGAGAATGTAAGAGAAAAATGAGCATGTTAACGGATACggaaatttgtgccaaatctcaAAGACAAACGGGAGCATGTGCG GGTGACTCTGGAGGCCCCTTGGCTATGGAACGTAATGATGAAATGATTCAAGTTGGTATTGTCTCATATGGTAGAGCCAGATGTGGCTCGGATGGTCTCGATGTGTATACGCGCATCACTATGTTTACTGATTGGATCAAGGAAAGAATGTGTTCATAG
- the LOC106083270 gene encoding chymotrypsin-like elastase family member 2A: MLTNVYREGTAHCGHQYYCPHLWTTVLIVDTRCFGVGHEYDFLLNIKWLYLNLTSIQNTHTYPWLGPLSSSLTISQTCAGKSLQDVSYVVSIHFQKFDNQYHHQCLGTIIQEQIILTAAHCFYSCQNPKKFRVIINQNKEMNSAYYHEVATIVLHENFYPLQGNDIALVKLAVPMVLDGKFLKKLNYNHSESIEENVQGYAIGRNRSNVLKPNGSSNKSLEAMDNVYFKLIPLRIIDYNRCRQRKFVHLTRNELCTLAYETSGPCDGDSGGPLVNEYLNVQWGLLSYSRSMCKPHRIYVFTRLQPFVEWINKTMRKMLT, from the exons atgttaacCAATGTCTATCGTGAGGGAACTGCACATTGTGGGCATCAATATtact gtcCTCACCTTTGGACTACTGTCTTAATTGTTGATACGCGCTGCTTCGGTGTGGGGCATGAGTATGATTTTCTCTTAAACATCAAATGGCTTTATTTAAATCTTACATCCATTCAGAACACCCATACGTATCCTTGGCTGGGGC CCCTGTCATCCTCATTAACAATAAGCCAAACATGTGCTGGAAAGAGCCTTCAGGATGTTTCATATGTAGTTTctatacattttcaaaaatttgataaTCAATACCACCACCAATGTCTGGGAACAATAATCCAAGAACAGATCATTTTAACAGCGGCCCATTGCTTTTATAGCTGTCAAAATCCCAAAAAGTTTCGTGTAATAATCAATCAGAATAAGGAAATGAATTCTGCATATTATCATGAAGTTGCAACAATTGTTTTACATGAGAATTTCTATCCCTTGCAAGGGAATGATATTGCCTTGGTGAAACTTGCTGTCCCAATGGTGCTGGATGGTAAATTCCTAAAGAAACTCAATTATAATCATAGCGAATCTATAGAGGAAAATGTTCAAGGATATGCAATTGGTCGAAATCGCAGTAATGTGTTAAAGCCAAATGGCAGTTCAAACAAATCCTTAGAAGCGATGGACAATGTTTACTTCAAATTGATACCACTTCGTATTATAGATTACAATAGATGTCGGCAGAGGAAGTTTGTGCATCTAACAAGAAATGAACTGTGCACTTTAGCCTATGAAACTTCAGGACCATGTGAT GGTGATTCTGGTGGCCCCTTGGTTAATGAATATCTTAATGTGCAATGGGGTCTATTATCTTATAGTAGATCAATGTGCAAGCCTCATCGCATTTATGTGTTTACTCGCCTGCAACCATTTGTGGAATGGATAAATAAAACCATGAGAAAAATGTTAACTTAA
- the LOC106083261 gene encoding chymotrypsin-2, giving the protein MFLRPWLLCLLAVGLCSLWPCTEGALDLEAYFEALDKAPESQERVVGGYSVGNEEYIPYQISLQYNKDGDYRHFCGGSIISPNRILTAAHCVEGQKADKLSILAGINDLGSKEGSRSQVTAIDYHSNYVPLKSSDIAILNIEPPLELDGQRIDKIDVTGYEAVGGKQAVLLSGWGSVHHFGNGILAKYPKRLQKLDYTTITNEECKRTMENLSDTEICAVERFGKGACNGDSGGPLIMRREDQLVQVGIVSYGTAFCASSAPDVYTRVTMFDDWIKERF; this is encoded by the exons ATGTTTCTTAGACCATGGCTTCTATGCCTTTTGGCGGTGGGACTGTGTTCTCTATGGCCATGTACGGAAGGTGCTTTGGATT TGGAAGCCTATTTTGAGGCTTTGGACAAAGCCCCTGAATCTCAGGAACGTGTGGTTGGAGGCTATAGTGTTGGCAATGAGGAGTATATTCCCTATCAGATCTCTCTGCAATATAACAAAGATGGTGATTACCGTCATTTCTGTGGTGGTTCCATAATCTCTCCAAATCGCATTTTAACCGCTGCCCATTGTGTGGAGGGCCAAAAAGCCGATAAGTTGTCTATTTTGGCCGGCATTAATGATTTGGGTTCTAAGGAGGGTTCCCGCTCCCAGGTCACTGCTATTGATTATCACTCGAATTATGTGCCGTTGAAAAGCAGTGATATAGCCATTCTCAACATAGAGCCTCCACTTGAGCTGGATGGCCAACGTATCGATAAAATTGATGTCACTGGCTATGAGGCGGTGGGAGGCAAACAAGCTGTCCTATTGTCTGGCTGGGGTTCAGTACATCATTTTGGCAATGGCATATTGGCGAAATATCCCAAACGATTGCAGAAATTGGATTACACCACCATCACTAATGAAGAGTGTAAGAGGACTATGGAGAATTTATCAGATACGGAAATATGTGCAGTGGAACGTTTTGGCAAAGGAGCTTGTAAT GGTGATTCTGGTGGTCCCCTGATCATGAGGCGTGAGGATCAGTTGGTCCAAGTTGGCATTGTATCTTATGGTACAGCATTTTGTGCCTCCAGTGCCCCTGATGTTTATACCAGAGTTACCATGTTCGATGATTGGATTAAGGAACGGTTTTAA